The genomic segment TCGCACGCCCAGGCGCCGTCCGACGGCGGCTCGCTCGCCGCATCCGCATCTCCCGAAGTCGCTTCGCTGGATGCCGACCTGCGCGCGATCCTGCGCGCCACCGGCTGGAGCGACGCGCGGTACGGCGTGGTGGTCGTCTCGCTGGACCGCGGCGACACGCTGTTCGCGCTGAACGCGGACGAGAGCCTGGCGCCGGCATCGAACCTCAAGCTCTACAGCACCGCGGCGGCGCTGTCGTACCTGGGCCCGGACTTCCGCTACTCCACGTACCTCATCGCCGGCGGCGACGTGCGCGACGGCGTGCTGGAGGGCGACGTCGTCCTCTTCGGCACGGGCGACCCGTCCGTCTCCGCGCGCATGCAGGAGCGTGCGTCTGCCGTGATGGACGCGCTGGCGGACTCACTGGCCATGCGCGGCGTGCGCGAGGTGCGCGGCGCGGTGGTGGGCGACGGCAGCTTCTTCGACGCACAGTGGCGCGGCGAGGGATGGACGGCCTCGGACCTGGGCGCGGCGTACGGTGCCCCCGTCGGCGCCCTATCTGCCGACGAGAACCTGACGGCGCGGCGCACGCCGGTGGAGAACCCCGTGCGGACCGCCGCGTCCGTGCTGCGCGACGCGCTGGAGCGGCGCGGGATCGCGGTGCGCGGCGGCGTTCGCATCAACCTGGACCCGTCGTCGTCTCCCGCCTCCGCGTATGGCCCGGCGGGAGTGGCTGCGCGGCGCGGGACCATCGTGGCGACGCACCTGTCGCCGCCGCTGCGCGACATTGCGAGCGTGACCAACCACGTGAGCCACAACCTCTTCGCGGACGCGCAGCTCAAGACGGCGGGGCGCGCGGCGGGCGGCAAGGGCAGCTTCGACGCGGGCTTCCGCGCCGTGCGCAAGCTCCTCGCGCAGGCGGGCGCGGACACGGCGGCGGTGCGCATGCACGACGGCTCGGGCCTGTCGCGGCTGGACCGGGTGACGGCGCGGACCACGGTTCAGCTCCTGTCGTTCATGTCGCGCGGGCCGCTGGCGGACGTCTACCTCGCCTCGCTGCCCGGCGCGGCGGAGAAGGGCGGGCTCAAGCGCATGTACGGCACCGCCGCGGCCGGCAACCTGCGCGCGAAGACGGGCACCATCCACGGCGTGTCGTCGCTCTCCGGCTACGTCACGTCGGCGGGCGGCGAGCGGCTGGCGTTCAGCATCATCGGCAACGACCTGCCGGACACGCACCGTGCCAAGCGCGTCGAGGACGAGATCGGCGTCCGGCTGGCGGAGTTCCGGCGGCCGTAGCTCCATCTCGCGGCAGATGAACGGAAGGGGAAAACCTCGCGCGGTCTTCCCCTTCTTTCGTATCCGGTCTCCACTGCCCCGAACGGCCGATCCGCCGCCGCTCATCGCCCGCGCGGTCGCGTGGTCGTACGGCGGGGATGGAGCGGACGCATCTCCGAATGGTAATTCCGCTCCGACTTTCGCCACGAGACGTAGCTCGCTGCCGTGAACGGGTCGCGCGCGGTGACGCGGTAGCTGCGGAGGACGAGGGTGCGCGTGCCGCGCCAGCCAAGCCGCGCGATCAGCCAGTGGAGCCGGGTTGGCGATTCGAACGTGCGCCCGTGCCACAGGCCCGTCTTCGCCGTCAGCGTCTTGGGCGCGACGAAGGCGCCGCGTGCGAAGGGGCGGAGGCGGCGCGGCAGGCCGGCCGCCCACTGCTGCCGAACCGCGTGCCAG from the Longimicrobiaceae bacterium genome contains:
- the dacB gene encoding D-alanyl-D-alanine carboxypeptidase/D-alanyl-D-alanine-endopeptidase, with protein sequence MTRLPFPRALALLAALLLPHASHAQAPSDGGSLAASASPEVASLDADLRAILRATGWSDARYGVVVVSLDRGDTLFALNADESLAPASNLKLYSTAAALSYLGPDFRYSTYLIAGGDVRDGVLEGDVVLFGTGDPSVSARMQERASAVMDALADSLAMRGVREVRGAVVGDGSFFDAQWRGEGWTASDLGAAYGAPVGALSADENLTARRTPVENPVRTAASVLRDALERRGIAVRGGVRINLDPSSSPASAYGPAGVAARRGTIVATHLSPPLRDIASVTNHVSHNLFADAQLKTAGRAAGGKGSFDAGFRAVRKLLAQAGADTAAVRMHDGSGLSRLDRVTARTTVQLLSFMSRGPLADVYLASLPGAAEKGGLKRMYGTAAAGNLRAKTGTIHGVSSLSGYVTSAGGERLAFSIIGNDLPDTHRAKRVEDEIGVRLAEFRRP